AAATTTGCTCGATAATGCAATAAAATATTCTCCCTCTGGTATAACAGTTGATTTGAGACTTTCTTGCGAAAATGAGCAATTAATTTTCCAGGTCGAAGATAGAGGTATTGGTATTTCAGCGCTAGATCAACAACGAATATTTGAACCATTTTACCGTGGAACTAATATCGATCGCATACCTGGCACTGGACTAGGACTGTCAATTCTTAAAACCTTGGTAGACTTACATCATGGTCAAGTATCTGTGGAAAGTCAACTTGGTGTGGGCACTACCTTTACTGTGACGTTGGCATTAATCAAGTCAGAGTTTAGTAGTTCCGAGTTATGAATGTTGAAATCAAGATTAGTTATTAATTAACAACTTAACAATCACAACTCTCGGAACGAAGTAATTAAGCTTATGCCTATTTCCATACTCCCTAAAAAGTTGAGTACAGCACGGCATAAATCCAACTAAACTAGGCAAAGTTCTGTCACAGTTTAATATTAACCAGCTTCTGCTACAAGTTATGGTAATAAAAAATTATGTACGAATCGTCAAATAAAATTCTCGTCATTGAAGATGATAATATTACCCGCGATCTTTATTTAAAAGGTCTTAAGGCTAAAGGTTTTGATACAATCAGTGCTGACAACGGTTTTGCTGGTATCCAACAAGCACTAGAGTGTATACCCGACTTAGTGATTTGCGATATCACGATGCCCGATATGGATGGTTATAGCGTTTTAAATACGCTACGCCAAGATCCTCTTACGGCAATTATTCCCTTTATTTTTCTGACTGGGAGTAGTAACAAAGCAGATGTTCGCAAAGCTATGGAATTGGGAGCAGATGATTATCTTACCAAACCCTCGACACTAGATGAATTGCTCAGAGCGATCGCTATCCGACTAGAAAAGCAAGCTACTCTGCAATACTGGTGGGCTAAGAAATTTGAGAAAGCTCCAAAATCAGTATTTGTAGATCATACTCCAAGTGCGATCGCATCTGAAGAAACTTCTGATGAAGAAGCCACAATCCCTTCTAAGTCAATCTTTCCCTGTATTCCTCAATTAAAAGAAGTTTTCGACTTTATCGAAGCCCATTATCATCAAGGAATTACTTTGTGTGATGTGGCTGTTGCTGTTGGTTACTCACCTGCTTACTTAACTAACCGAGTCGCAAGGCAAACGGGAGAGACTGTAAACTGCTGGATTGTCAAACGCCGAATGGCAGGCGCTCGTTTTTTACTCCAAAATAATAATCAGACTATCGAGAAGATCGCCAAAGCATTAGGTTATCAAGATGTGTCTCATTTTTCTCGCCAATTTCGCCAACATCACGGTTTACCTCCCCAAGCTTGGCGCAAACAGCATCAGCTTGTATCTCAAAAATAGGTGAAACTTTGGTAAAAGTCGATTTACAGCAATTTTCATTTAGACTAAAACTGGGAATTGGGAATTGGGCATTAGTTATATTTCCTCTGCTTCCCCTGCCTCCCCTGCTCCCTACTCCCTACTCCCTTCCCCCTGCCTCAAATAAATAGTTGCGTAAACTCATATATTAAATCCACCCTGCCCTTACGTAACATGGCTGGATCTAATCTTTCAGTAGTGTTACAAGTCATCAAGACAACTAATCGTTGCTGCATCTGAATACCAGACTCATCAATGACACTTTGATACAAAGTGCCATCCAGCAAACTGAGAATATGTTCGGTTTTATTGTTGTATTGCGCTACCTCAGAAGCACGATTTTGCGCTAGATTATCAGCTTCATTAATAACGATACAAATACGCTCTATGTAAGTTGGGGGGACAAAATTAGCGATCGCATCATGATCTAAAATAAAAATTACATACCCTAAAGGTACAAGAATTTCTTTTGCTACAGCTTGTGTCCAGACTGTTTTACCAGTACCTGGTTTCCCATGTA
The Nostoc punctiforme PCC 73102 genome window above contains:
- a CDS encoding response regulator, which translates into the protein MYESSNKILVIEDDNITRDLYLKGLKAKGFDTISADNGFAGIQQALECIPDLVICDITMPDMDGYSVLNTLRQDPLTAIIPFIFLTGSSNKADVRKAMELGADDYLTKPSTLDELLRAIAIRLEKQATLQYWWAKKFEKAPKSVFVDHTPSAIASEETSDEEATIPSKSIFPCIPQLKEVFDFIEAHYHQGITLCDVAVAVGYSPAYLTNRVARQTGETVNCWIVKRRMAGARFLLQNNNQTIEKIAKALGYQDVSHFSRQFRQHHGLPPQAWRKQHQLVSQK